In Paramicrobacterium humi, the genomic stretch GATCTCCTGGAAGTCGCCGGCCGTGTCGCCGAGCTCGATCGGCTGAACGACGCCGTTCGTGACGAAGTTGCCCAGCCAGTCGTGCGCGGCGATCGTGATGTCGGGGCCCTTGCCCGTCGGCACCTGCTGGACGAACTCATCCTGGATCTTGCCGAAGTCCTTCTGGACCAGCTTGACCTTGACGCCGGACTCCTTCGTGAATGCTGCCGCGGCATCCTTCATGACGCTCGCCCGGTCGGCGTCGACCCAGACCGTCAGAGTGGTCGAGCCGGACTTGCCGGAATCACCGGAATCGCTGCTGCCGCCGGCGGAGCAGCCGGTCAGTGCGAGCGCAGCGGCCGCGGTCATCGCCCCGATAGCGAGAATCGGATGGTTCTTCACCCTCATTGGTGTGCCTTTCATAGTGCTGTGTGCCGAACAGGCGGCGACGTCACGACGTACCCACCCGCTCGCCTGCGACTGCAAGCGTTTCCATGCTTACACGAACATCATGACCGTTTCAACCGGGAATGGCGAGCTGATTGCGCGATCGTGATGTTCTCGTGACCCAAAAGTAGGTAAGCGTTTCCATGTTCGGCTGTTTCTGCCGTACAGTGTCGGCATGACAACCGCCAGCCTCAACGGTCGCCCCTTGGCCGCCGCCGACTCCGCCGCAGCGAGAACCGGCTCGGAATGGTGGCGCTCCGCCGTCATCTACCAGATCTATCCCCGCTCGTTCGCGGATTCGAACGGCGACGGCATCGGCGACATCGCCGGCATCACCAGCCGGCTGGAGGCGCTCGAGCAGCTGGGCGTGGACGCGATCTGGCTCTCGCCGTTCTATACGTCACCCCAGAAGGACGCGGGCTATGATGTCGCCGACTATTGCGACGTCGATCCGCTGTTCGGCACGCTCGCCGACTTCGACGCCATGATCGCAGCGTCGCACGGTCACGGCATCCGAGTCATCGTCGACCTCGTGCCGAACCATTCCTCAGACCAGCACCCGTGGTTCGGCGAGGCCCTCGCCGCCGCGCCGGGCTCACCGGAGCGGGAGCGGTACATGTTCCGCGATGGACGCGGCGAGAACGGGGACGAGGCGCCGAACAACTGGGAGGCGGTCTTCGGAGGCTCGGCCTGGACCCGCGTGGTTGAGCCCGACGGCACGCCGGGCCAGTGGTACCTGCACTTGTTCGACCCCAGCCAGCCGGACTTCAACTGGCACAACGAAGAGGTGCGGGCGATGTTCCGCGACGTGCTCCGGTTCTGGCTGGATCGCGGAGTCGATGGCTTCCGCGTTGATGTCGCGCACGGCATGATCAAGGCCGACGGCCTGCCCGACTACACGCCGGCGCAGGACTCGGGCAGCATGGGCGGTCTCATGCCCGGCGCCGAGGACGACGAGAGCGAGCCCGTGTCTGCGCCCTACTGGGGGCAGGATGGCGTGCACGAGATCTACCGCGACTGGCACGCCGTGCTCGCCGAGTACGACGGTGAGCGCGTGCTGTGCGCGGAAGCATGGGTCGACCCGCTGTCGAAGATGGCGCTGTGGGTGCGTCCGGACGAGATGCAGCAGGCCTTCAACTTCCCCTACCTGGAGACGCCGTGGAACGCCGCGCGCCTGCGCAGCGTCATCGACGACTCGATCAGCGCCTTCTCGGCTGTCGGCGCGCCGAGCACGTGGGTGCTCTCGAACCACGACGTCGTGCGGCACGCGTCGCGCCTCGCGCTCACGATCGACAACCCGCAGGGCCACGGCATCGGACCGCGCACCCAGGGTAAGCCCGACACCGCTCTCGGGCTGAAGCGCGCGCGGGCGGCATCCGCTCTCATGCTCGCGCTTCCCGGCGGCGCGTACCTGTACCAGGGCGAGGAGCTGGGCCTGCCCGAGGTGATCGAGCTCCCCGACGACGCGCGTCAGGACCCGACCTGGTTCCGCACGAACGGTGAACGATACGGCAGGGACGGATGCCGCGTGCCGCTGCCGTGGGAGGCGGGCAGCCCCGCCTACGGCTTCAACTCGACGGGCGCCGCGTGGCTGCCGCAGCCGGACGACTGGGACGGTTACGCGCGCGCGAGCCAGGTGGGCGACCCCGGTTCGACGCTCGAGCTGTATCGCAGCGCCCTCGCGCTGCGCGACGAGCACGGACTCGGTCTTGGCGACGTAGCGTGGCTCGAGACCGGGAACAGCGACGTCATCGCGTTCGTCAACGGCGGCGTGACCGTCGTCGCGAACACGGGTGACGAGGATGCCGAGCTTCCCGTCGCCGCGCGCGGCGCCGCGCTCCTGGCGAGCGGGCCCTTCGACGGCCGCGTTCTCCCGTCCGACACGACGGTCTGGTTCACGACGGCGTAGCAAGGCGGTCGAGCGCGTGCTTTGCTTGAGCCATGAGCGCCACAACCGGCCGACATGAGGGTGAGCCGCACGGGGGCAACATCGCCTCGCGTATGAACTGGCTCCGCGCGGGCGTGCTCGGCGCGAACGACGGCATCGTCTCGGTTGCCGCTGTCGTGGTCGGCGTCGCGGGCGCGACGAGCGACACCGCCCCGATCCTGACGGCAGGCGTGGCGGCCGTCGTCGGCGGCGCCATCTCGATGGCACTCGGCGAGTACGTCTCTGTCTCGAGCCAGCGCGACAGCCAGCGCGCACTTCTCGAGAAGGAGCGCGAAGAGCTCCGCACCATGCCGGACGAGGAGCTCGACGAGCTTGCCGCCCTGTACACGGCCAAGGGACTCTCGGCGGAGACCGCGCGGCGCGTGGCGATCGAGCTGACGGAGCACGACGCGCTCGCGGCTCACGCCGACATCGAGCTCGGCTTGACCGAGGAGGCGATCGCCAATCCCTGGCATGCCGCCCTCGCCTCGGCGCTCGCGTTCACCATCGGCGCGATACTCCCGCTGCTGGCGATCATGCTGCCGCCGGAGCAGGCGCGCGTACCGGTCACTTTCGTCGCCGTGCTCGCCGCGCTCGCTCTCACGGGCGCCGTGAGCGGCCGGCTCGGCGACAGCCCGCTGTTGCGACCCACCGTGCGGGTGGTCGCGGGCGGTGCGCTCGCTCTCGCCGCGACGTTCGCCGTCGGGTCGCTGCTCGGCACGACCGTGGCGGGTTGATCAGCCGATCAATTCGCGTTGGCGTAGAGCCACGCGAGCGGGTCGACGTGCTCGGTGCCGTTGATGAGGATCTCCAGGTGCAGGTGCGGTCCCGTCGAGATTCCGGTGCTTCCGGTCTTGCCGATGAACTGCCCGACCTTGACGTGGTCGCCGACCTTGACCTGGCGTGAGCCGGGAATCATGTGGCCGTAGACGCTGTGGATCATCTGGCCGTTTATCGTGTGCTCGATCACGATCTTGACGCCGAAGGCGCCGCCGCCGTCGGTGGACTCGATGACGACGCCGTCCGCGATCGACTGAATAGGCGCGCCGTAGCCGGGGTTGAAGTCCTGGCCGAGGTGGTTGGTCGAGCAGCCGATCGAGCAGCCGGCGCGCTTTCCGTAGCCGCTGCCGATGTGGACTCCGACCGCGAACGGCCACTGCACGGTGCCGTTGGGATCGTTGGTGAAGGTCGCCTCGGGGATGATGCCGAGCTGTGCCGCGGCTTCGCCAGCGGAGAGCGCTCCGTACGTGTCGCGAGCGAGCGACAGGTCAGCGGACGCGGCATTGTTGACCATCGACTGGCTTCCCGCATCGGTGCCGTACGTGTCGTTGAGCTGTGCGACGCGCTTCTGCGCCTGC encodes the following:
- a CDS encoding VIT1/CCC1 transporter family protein, with amino-acid sequence MSATTGRHEGEPHGGNIASRMNWLRAGVLGANDGIVSVAAVVVGVAGATSDTAPILTAGVAAVVGGAISMALGEYVSVSSQRDSQRALLEKEREELRTMPDEELDELAALYTAKGLSAETARRVAIELTEHDALAAHADIELGLTEEAIANPWHAALASALAFTIGAILPLLAIMLPPEQARVPVTFVAVLAALALTGAVSGRLGDSPLLRPTVRVVAGGALALAATFAVGSLLGTTVAG
- a CDS encoding glycoside hydrolase family 13 protein — encoded protein: MTTASLNGRPLAAADSAAARTGSEWWRSAVIYQIYPRSFADSNGDGIGDIAGITSRLEALEQLGVDAIWLSPFYTSPQKDAGYDVADYCDVDPLFGTLADFDAMIAASHGHGIRVIVDLVPNHSSDQHPWFGEALAAAPGSPERERYMFRDGRGENGDEAPNNWEAVFGGSAWTRVVEPDGTPGQWYLHLFDPSQPDFNWHNEEVRAMFRDVLRFWLDRGVDGFRVDVAHGMIKADGLPDYTPAQDSGSMGGLMPGAEDDESEPVSAPYWGQDGVHEIYRDWHAVLAEYDGERVLCAEAWVDPLSKMALWVRPDEMQQAFNFPYLETPWNAARLRSVIDDSISAFSAVGAPSTWVLSNHDVVRHASRLALTIDNPQGHGIGPRTQGKPDTALGLKRARAASALMLALPGGAYLYQGEELGLPEVIELPDDARQDPTWFRTNGERYGRDGCRVPLPWEAGSPAYGFNSTGAAWLPQPDDWDGYARASQVGDPGSTLELYRSALALRDEHGLGLGDVAWLETGNSDVIAFVNGGVTVVANTGDEDAELPVAARGAALLASGPFDGRVLPSDTTVWFTTA